From one Magnolia sinica isolate HGM2019 chromosome 18, MsV1, whole genome shotgun sequence genomic stretch:
- the LOC131233586 gene encoding pentatricopeptide repeat-containing protein At3g49740, whose protein sequence is MKFTFQGQTITIKPTQIPTQLLIRLNALISKLTHSNQHLQALQLFNQIHSSNHLKPDHYTLASTLTACAAIRDTAAGNQIHAHAIRSGFKAYAHVSNTLLSLYAKSNDLDSTRRLFDEFNAPDVYSWTTLLSAYAKSGQIDHASLLFDRMPQRNVAVWNVMITGYVECGCPEVAFEMFDRMHQLGVGHDHYSFASVLSSCCSPELLDSGKQVHSLVIRTGFLARVSVINAQLTMYFNCGLIKDAFGVFEDATTCNQITFNAMISGLVNWGRDVEALTMFLQMQESCFGPTELTFMSVLSACSSAKMAKLGCQIHTQVIKLGFEACVLVSNAAINMYSNCGNLPNAQLVFERLEEKDLVSWNSMITGFAQGKCRESAIWVYKQMRRAGIEPDDFTFGSLLACTEFFENIEIIQAAVAKNGLISSIQVGNALISAFSDYGKIQHACHVFREMTFRNLISWNSIISGCVLNGFPVLGLELFYQMQTLEFKPNIYTLSIVLSACASISALRHGKQIHAYILRSELDLETSLGNPLITMYAKSGVLDLSARVFCGMPERDVVTWNAMVAAYAQHGDGKEAIRCFKAMRELGIEPDAVTFTTVLSACSHAGLVDEGHCIFLSMVKDYRMEPSVDHYSCIIDLLGRAGHLDEAERLVNSMPFQMDSHIWWALLGACRVHSNVRLGRVAAGFLLEIEPENPAVYVLLSHIYAAAGQWEEAASVRELMKKNGVMKMPGCSWVE, encoded by the coding sequence ATGAAGTTCACATTTCAAGGCCAAACCATAACTATAAAACCTACCCAAATCCCCACTCAACTCCTCATAAGACTCAATGCTCTGATTTCCAAACTCACTCACTCAAACCAGCATTTACAAGCCCTCCAGCTCTTCAACCAAATCCACTCATCCAACCACCTCAAACCAGACCACTACACCCTAGCTAGTACCCTCACCGCCTGTGCCGCCATTCGCGACACTGCTGCTGGAAACCAGATCCACGCCCACGCCATCCGATCGGGCTTCAAAGCATACGCCCATGTTAGCAACACGCTTCTCTCGCTCTACGCAAAATCCAACGACTTGGATTCCACACGCCGCCTGTTTGATGAATTCAACGCCCCCGACGTGTACTCGTGGACGACTCTCCTATCGGCTTATGCCAAATCGGGGCAAATCGACCATGCCTCCCTATTGTTCGATCGAATGCCTCAGAGAAATGTCGCTGTCTGGAATGTGATGATCACAGGTTATGTTGAGTGTGGGTGCCCGGAGGTTGCTTTCGAGATGTTTGATAGAATGCATCAGTTGGGTGTGGGACATGATCACTATAGTTTCGCTAGTGTTTTGAGCTCGTGTTGTTCGCCTGAGCTGTTGGATTCGGGAAAGCAGGTGCATTCACTGGTTATTAGAACTGGGTTTTTGGCTAGAGTTTCTGTAATCAACGCTCAGCTTACAATGTATTTCAATTGTGGATTGATAAAAGATGCATTTGGTGTATTTGAAGACGCCACAACATGTAATCAGATAACTTTCAATGCCATGATATCAGGACTAGTAAATTGGGGAAGAGATGTGGAGGCTTTGACGATGTTCTTGCAGATGCAAGAATCTTGTTTCGGGCCCACTGAACTTACATTCATGAGTGTTCTGAGTGCCTGTTCATCTGCAAAAATGGCAAAATTAGGCTGTCAAATACATACCCAAGTCATCAAATTGGGTTTTGAAGCTTGTGTTTTGGTTAGCAATGCTGCAATAAACATGTACTCCAACTGTGGTAATCTACCCAATGCTCAATTAGTTTTTGAGAGACTGGAGGAGAAGGATCTCGTCTCATGGAATTCGATGATTACGGGTTTTGCCCAAGGGAAGTGTCGTGAATCAGCCATCTGGGTCTATAAGCAAATGCGAAGAGCTGGGATTGAGCCCGATGATTTCACCTTTGGGAGTCTACTAGCTTGCACCGAATTCTTCGAGAATATTGAAATTATTCAAGCTGCAGTGGCTAAAAATGGGCTAATCTCAAGTATCCAAGTTGGAAATGCATTGATTTCTGCATTTTCGGATTATGGTAAGATACAACATGCTTGTCACGTCTTTCGGGAGATGACTTTCAGGAATTTGATATCTTGGAATTCAATTATATCAGGTTGTGTGTTGAATGGGTTTCCAGTTTTGGGCTTAGAACTTTTCTATCAGATGCAGACATTGGAGTTCAAGCCGAATATCTACACTCTCAGCATCGTGTTGAGCGCTTGTGCAAGCATTTCGGCTTTGAGACATGGGAAACAGATCCATGCTTACATTCTCAGATCGGAGTTGGACTTGGAGACATCATTGGGCAATCCCCTTATTACCATGTATGCGAAATCTGGGGTTTTAGATCTGTCTGCCAGAGTATTTTGTGGAATGCCCGAAAGGGATGTGGTCACTTGGAATGCCATGGTTGCAGCTTATGCACAGCATGGGGATGGAAAAGAAGCCATCCGCTGCTTCAAGGCAATGAGAGAATTGGGCATTGAGCCGGATGCAGTCACCTTTACAACAGTTCTCTCTGCATGCAGCCATGCTGGTTTGGTCGACGAGGGCCATTGTATTTTCTTGTCCATGGTCAAAGATTACAGAATGGAGCCTAGTGTAGATCACTATTCTTGCATCATCGATCTTCTAGGCCGAGCTGGGCATCTAGATGAGGCAGAAAGATTAGTGAATAGCATGCCGTTTCAAATGGATTCCCATATCTGGTGGGCACTGCTCGGTGCTTGTAGAGTTCACAGCAATGTGAGGCTGGGAAGAGTTGCAGCTGGGTTTCTTCTGGAGATTGAACCAGAAAATCCTGCTGTTTATGTGCTTCTGTCACATATTTATGCAGCAGCTGGGCAATGGGAAGAAGCTGCTTCTGTGAGGGAACTGATGAAGAAGAATGGGGTGATGAAAATGCCTGGGTGTAGTTGGGTGGAATGA